From Camarhynchus parvulus chromosome 10, STF_HiC, whole genome shotgun sequence, one genomic window encodes:
- the MTHFS gene encoding 5-formyltetrahydrofolate cyclo-ligase — protein MEWAGDGSAMAAALRAAKQQLRAELRQRLRALGAAEKQRQSRLLGRKVIDHPKYQESKRIAIFLSMPDEVQTEDIIKDIFKQGKECFIPRYKPQSNHMDMLKLSSAEDMSSLALTSWNILQPSDDDTAREEALAGGGLDLIFMPGLGFDKKGNRLGRGKGYYDTYLERCMKHPRGKPYTIALAFREQICESVPVTENDVPIDEILYEDC, from the exons ATGGAGTGGGCCGGGGACGGCAGCGCGATGGCGGCGGCGCTGAGGGCGGCCAAGCAGCAGCTGCGGGCGGAGCTGCGACAGCGCCTGCGGGCGCTCGGCGCGGCCGAGAAGCAGCGCCAGTCCCGCCTGCTCGGGCGCAAG GTGATTGACCATCCCAAGTACCAAGAATCCAAAAGAATTGCAATCTTCCTGAGCATGCCAGATGAAGTCCAGACAGAAGACATCATTAAGGACATTTTTAAGCAAGGCAAGGAGTGTTTCATCCCCCGTTACAAACCTCAGAGCAATCACATGGACATGCTGAAGTTATCATCAGCTGAAGACATGTCTTCACTTGCTTTGACATCCTGGAATATTCTTCAGCCCAGTGATGATGACACTGCAAGAGAGGAAGCTCTTGCTGGTG gaGGTCTTGACCTTATCTTCATGCCAGGCCTTGGGTTTGACAAAAAAGGCAACAGAttgggaagagggaaaggatATTATGATACCTATCTTGAAAGATGTATGAAACATCCCCGTGGAAAGCCTTACACGATTGCTTTGGCTTTTAGAGAACAGATTTGTGAATCAGTGCCTGTGACAGAAAATGATGTTCCAATAGATGAAATCCTTTATGAAGACTGCTGA
- the BCL2A1 gene encoding bcl-2-related protein A1 produces the protein METAEFYYVYYLAQDYLQYVLQESHLGPAQTRVAHVLRTIASSLQDQTEEALRPLLDRIDITSVAVAKRIFNGVMDEKFADGNTNWGRIMTIFTFGGLLTKKLQEHGVQLTAEEKEQISYFITEYIINNKAEWIDANGGWENGFLTKFERRSLLSFSKITALFIAVVSLFREYY, from the exons ATGGAAACTGCTGAGTTCTACTACGTTTATTACTTGGCTCAGGACTACCTGCAGTATGTGCTCCAGGAATCACACCTCGGACCTGCCCAGACCAGGGTTGCTCATGTCTTGAGAACCATAGCATCCTCTCTGCAAGACCAAACCGAGGAGGCTCTCAGGCCACTCCTGGACAGGATTGACATCACCTCTGTAGCTGTTGCCAAGAGAATTTTCAATGGAGTCATGGATGAAAAGTTTGCTGATGGAAATACTAACTGGGGACGAATTATGACCATATTCACATTTGGAGGTCTTCTCACCAAGAAGCTTCAAGAGCATGGGGTTCAGTTgactgcagaggagaaggagcagatcTCTTATTTCATCACAGAGTACATCATAAACAACAAAGCTGAATGGATTGATGCGAATGGTGGCTGG gaaaatggCTTCCTAACGAAGTTTGAAAGAAGATCACTACTGTCCTTCTCCAAAATTACAGCCCTGTTCATAGCTGTTGTTTCCTTGTTCAGAGAGTACTACTGA